The following proteins are encoded in a genomic region of Roseisolibacter agri:
- a CDS encoding response regulator yields MSATGKTVLLVEDNEDNRIVYSTILRHFGYQVTEALNGEEGIAKAKSEKPDLILMDISIPIIDGWEATQVLKHDPETRAIPIIALTAHALASDREKAMEVGCDGYLAKPCEPRAVVAEVQRFLGKGEPSAAGATASAGSAASSRA; encoded by the coding sequence ATGAGCGCGACAGGCAAGACCGTCCTCCTCGTGGAAGACAACGAGGACAACCGCATCGTCTATTCCACCATCCTGCGCCACTTCGGCTATCAGGTCACCGAGGCGCTGAACGGCGAGGAGGGGATCGCGAAGGCCAAGAGCGAGAAGCCCGACCTGATCCTGATGGACATCTCCATCCCGATCATCGACGGCTGGGAGGCGACGCAGGTCCTCAAGCACGATCCCGAGACGCGCGCGATCCCGATCATCGCGCTGACGGCGCACGCCCTGGCGAGCGACCGTGAGAAGGCGATGGAGGTCGGGTGCGACGGCTACCTCGCGAAGCCGTGCGAGCCGCGCGCCGTCGTGGCCGAGGTGCAGCGCTTCCTCGGCAAGGGCGAGCCGAGCGCCGCGGGCGCCACCGCGAGCGCGGGGTCCGCGGCGTCGAGCCGCGCTTGA